The region acaacaacagccataACTCGGACACCTCGTCTGAACAAACCCCTCACCTCTTTTCCCCTCAcgctctcaccaccctccccaccccttcttcacTCTACTCTCACCACcttctcacacacacacccctcaccatcctccaaTATGCCTCCTCCTACTCCCCCCAAAAGGCAAACACGCTCAAGtcactcctccaccagccagGAATCTCGAAATAGGAGGAGTAACGACTCATATGGCTCTAACTCAACTGCGCCCACCTCCCTCTACACCTCGCCCCGTCCCTCTGGCTTGAAGCGCTCCCCCGCATCGACAGGAAGCAGTGGTACGTCCAGGAGTTACGACTACCGAAACGATGTCAGCCCTACCACTTCCCTCGACTCGCGCTCCTCCGTCGAGACATATGCCTCGACGACAGCTTCATCTGAGGATATTGCCACCCTGGACGACAAGTCGTTGGACTACGAGTACAACAGCATCCCGCCGCTTCCCGTGTACCGCCGCGAGCTTGTCGAGCCCAATGTCcgcccttcaaccccccaagACTTCGCCAAACTCTTCCCCTCGCTCAACCGCCTGACAATTCGCCATGATGAGTTTACTTCCGACGGAAACATGAACTTGCGGATCGACACAGTGGTGACGGGACGGAGGAGAACGGCCATCCAGCTCTTCCATCTTCGCATGTACGATCTGGCCAAGCGGGAATTCTCGCTTCGTCGGTACTCGAGGGATTCTGGTCGCGAGGTTTGCAACTCGAAGCGCAAGTACACTGAGCCGGGCGCTCCTTCGAGGCCCCAATCCAGGGATCACGATGAGAGGCCAACGCTGAAGCGCTCCATGTCGACCGCGATCAAGAacttgggtggtggaaagccGGCTCTTCGCCGCGCGAAGTCGGGCATGGCAGCCTTGGGCCGCCCTGGCACGGGCTACTCAACTTCCGATGCCGATGATGAGATCTTCCACGATCGGAGTAACTTGTCTCGTCTGTCACTCGATCATCACAAGGCCCAGAGGCCGCAGCctaccaacaccatcaagcttGAGTTCAGCAACTATGCCCGCGTGGATGTGCATCGTCGGGGCAGCAAGAACAACAAGCGCTACGAATTTGAGTGGTGGGGCCACAAGTACAGCTGGAAGCGTCACTTTGACAAGCAGCTGAACTCGGTGTCCTTCCACTTGATCCGAGACGGGAACTCCAGCGCGCCGGTCGCGCATATCGTTCCTGAGACAAGGTCTCCCAGCCAGGTGCTCGCTGACGAGAACGCTGGTGGCTGGGTGCCTCCTTGCTTCATGTGGATCGCCGATGAGACCATCGTGGATGCCATCACTGATGTTGCCGAGTAAGCTTTCTTTCCACCTCCTGAATTTTGTACACGGGCAGCTTGCTAACTTGATTCCTCAGTGTCATTATGTCTACCGGGCTCATGACTCTCGTGGATGACTGCATCAAGGAGCGATGGCAGACCAAGAAGGTCCACCACATTCCCGTTCCCTTGATTCACAAGACGGTCAGCTTTGAGAACATCAACCCCAGGGCTATCATGCAGAGCATTTTCGGCCGGCGGCACTCCCACTCAAGTGACCGCCCGCCCTCGGCACCATCGAGCCCTCTGCGATTCGCGAATCCCATGCCGGTCTACTAGACCGACCGACTGCACACTTTGAGCTGCAGTCTTTTTTTGAACTTTTTCCTTGCCACCGGCAATGTCATGTACTCGGGCCGAAAGGCGGTTGGATGTGGTTGGAACACCCTACTTTCCGGCTTTCCTTCTCCCTGTCAGTGGTTTTCGGCGCCCGACACAGCTGCCACGTGTTGCTGCCCAACCACGAGACGGACAGGTTCCCAAAGTTCTGGGAACCCATAAGGAGAACATGGCGACGCCTCCTTGATCTGAGATGGTTGAGAACACGGGGCACCGATGACGACGTTTCGCCTCTTATTTCCCTTGTGGAGTTTTCCGTGTGTTTTTTCATTCGTGTTCTATATCTGGGcccttttcttgtttttcttttcaccaTCCTGTCTACTTTAAAAAGCGTTTTTCATTGTGTCATTTGCCCTTTGGCTGCTATTATTATCACGACAGCGAtttcttgtttgtttttcttttttggaaAGGAACTAATCCGGGTCAGCATGGATGTTTAATGGACATGGcgtttctttttgttttctcatCATCgttcatcaccaacagaCACTTGGCGAAAAGGGGGGACAGGCGCACTCAACACACACTCTCACAAACGCATATGGAGGGGAATGGTTGGGTATGGGATAGGTTGTCGGCAGCATGATGACAAGAAaaatttttccttttttttttttcttcttcttttttctgaCATCTATTTGGGTATTTCATCATGATCATGGGCATCTACGGTAGCATTTATTGGAGCATTTCACGTTGTTTTTtactcttttctttttttttctttttgtttttgttggaaTATGGgcttggatggtggtggaatgGCGTGTTATGATGGAAATGGAAATGATATGaattggaggagggggatgagctCACATGATGGGGGTGACTTGTACTGGCATATATGCGTGGCTCTCACCAGGGGCTTTACTTTCTTTCTTGCACTCTAACCCAACTACTCTCCTCTCACAGGGACGAAGGCAGTCACAGATGGACAGAAACGTCAAAGCATTTTCTTTTGTCGATACATATACAACAActatacatacatacataccaACACAACATTAAAACATTCATCAATATGTTTCACGTTTTGGCATTTGCATGGAGTTGAGATGCGGTGATAGGTATATATGCATgtctggtgaggaggttttggaaaGGGGTAaaggtggatgatgatagAATGATAGGTATAAGATAGATAATTGCTGCAAAGACAACGGAAAGAACTAGACAGAATGACTTGGCCGCTTGTGTGTTCATCTCATGTTTGTGACAGGAACTTGACTGAGTGCTTGGTGTGAGTTTGAGAGCAGGTGCTCTGTGCTCTGTGGCTGCTTCCCAATTGGGAAGG is a window of Podospora pseudopauciseta strain CBS 411.78 chromosome 1, whole genome shotgun sequence DNA encoding:
- a CDS encoding hypothetical protein (EggNog:ENOG503P0P0); the encoded protein is MPPPTPPKRQTRSSHSSTSQESRNRRSNDSYGSNSTAPTSLYTSPRPSGLKRSPASTGSSGTSRSYDYRNDVSPTTSLDSRSSVETYASTTASSEDIATLDDKSLDYEYNSIPPLPVYRRELVEPNVRPSTPQDFAKLFPSLNRLTIRHDEFTSDGNMNLRIDTVVTGRRRTAIQLFHLRMYDLAKREFSLRRYSRDSGREVCNSKRKYTEPGAPSRPQSRDHDERPTLKRSMSTAIKNLGGGKPALRRAKSGMAALGRPGTGYSTSDADDEIFHDRSNLSRLSLDHHKAQRPQPTNTIKLEFSNYARVDVHRRGSKNNKRYEFEWWGHKYSWKRHFDKQLNSVSFHLIRDGNSSAPVAHIVPETRSPSQVLADENAGGWVPPCFMWIADETIVDAITDVADVIMSTGLMTLVDDCIKERWQTKKVHHIPVPLIHKTVSFENINPRAIMQSIFGRRHSHSSDRPPSAPSSPLRFANPMPVY